One region of Termitidicoccus mucosus genomic DNA includes:
- the cysC gene encoding adenylyl-sulfate kinase, whose amino-acid sequence MSSVSIKNVSPAQPPAAAYDGPGANIHPIFEQVLSRAEKEKRLRQRARVIWLFGLSGSGKSTLAIALERRLAAEGFTTHLLDGDNLRTGLNRGLGFSDADRTENIRRAAEVARLFAQAGIVTIASFITPFRALRDTARGIIGAADFFPAYVHASFETCARRDPKGIYAKAAAAGVADFTGRDSRFEPPAPDEEALFIDTETASPEAALGQLHAAVRARIAFVSE is encoded by the coding sequence ATGTCATCCGTTTCCATAAAGAATGTTTCCCCCGCCCAGCCGCCTGCCGCGGCGTACGATGGGCCGGGGGCAAATATTCATCCGATTTTCGAGCAGGTGCTGTCGCGGGCGGAAAAGGAAAAACGTCTCCGGCAGCGTGCCCGCGTCATCTGGCTGTTCGGGTTGTCGGGTTCGGGCAAGAGCACGCTTGCCATCGCGCTTGAGCGCCGGCTTGCCGCCGAGGGTTTCACCACGCACCTGCTCGACGGGGACAATCTTCGCACCGGCCTGAACCGTGGGCTCGGTTTCAGCGACGCCGACCGGACGGAGAACATCCGGCGCGCGGCCGAGGTCGCGCGGCTCTTTGCGCAGGCCGGCATCGTGACGATCGCGTCGTTCATCACGCCGTTCCGCGCGCTTCGCGACACGGCGCGCGGGATCATCGGGGCGGCGGATTTTTTCCCGGCCTATGTGCATGCCTCCTTCGAAACCTGCGCGCGCCGCGACCCGAAAGGCATCTACGCGAAGGCGGCGGCGGCGGGCGTGGCGGATTTCACCGGGCGGGATTCGCGTTTCGAGCCGCCCGCGCCGGACGAGGAGGCGCTTTTCATCGACACCGAGACGGCCTCGCCCGAGGCGGCGCTCGGGCAACTCCACGCCGCCGTGCGCGCGCGCATCGCATTTGTATCCGAATAA
- a CDS encoding acylphosphatase, translated as MDEVYHETVFFTGHVQGVGFRYATLQVAREFEVSGFAANLLDGRVQVEAEGEESEVRTFIEAVGERMHGFIRKTERKSGRKKPEYSGFMIK; from the coding sequence ATGGACGAGGTTTATCACGAGACAGTTTTTTTTACCGGGCACGTGCAGGGCGTGGGTTTTCGCTACGCCACATTGCAGGTCGCCAGGGAGTTTGAGGTATCGGGCTTTGCCGCCAATCTGCTCGATGGGCGGGTGCAGGTCGAGGCCGAGGGAGAGGAATCGGAGGTCCGTACTTTTATCGAGGCCGTGGGTGAACGCATGCACGGCTTCATCAGGAAGACAGAGCGCAAATCCGGCCGGAAAAAACCTGAATACAGTGGTTTCATGATCAAATAA
- a CDS encoding DUF4974 domain-containing protein: MKKLFLLLFALHLRSVIFAADAPSFAFESRGLSLSDVAGVVGKRYGLSIFFATPEMAARPVHGNLSADSEDDALRVLGFLAGTDYRRQGSVILYGVGVQSWQAVPSGLLTQEQVSRMENASIVGGYALVKGDEITQRNFSDVVERLVSRRSVVAKLLVVDTSGVRADALADLLNHARVDVSLSGPVQSPSFDVVLDFKSILNFLKTDTSSSVLINQEVRLMSGESFNTYNGRVRERPIYVRPEYSESDLVTSYDKTQLGFTFKIDPVCLGDEWLFRYHIEDSDYIEELRRTSFSGVERIREGERKQLVSLRRNMEMKVSRGVPVLRAISKRAFTWATVSSESRSIVVFMEIIKDETADAGRAPARPASDGSSLTLFNNKQ, translated from the coding sequence ATGAAAAAACTCTTTCTATTGTTGTTTGCGTTGCATTTACGCAGCGTAATTTTTGCGGCGGATGCTCCGTCATTCGCCTTTGAATCGCGGGGCCTGTCTCTGTCCGACGTGGCCGGTGTCGTCGGGAAGCGTTACGGGCTTTCGATTTTCTTTGCTACGCCTGAAATGGCTGCGAGGCCGGTGCATGGCAATCTGTCGGCAGATAGTGAGGATGACGCCTTGCGGGTTCTCGGCTTTCTTGCTGGGACCGATTATCGGCGTCAGGGTAGCGTTATCTTATACGGCGTCGGCGTGCAGTCATGGCAGGCGGTCCCCTCCGGTCTTTTGACACAAGAGCAAGTTTCACGAATGGAAAACGCCTCTATTGTCGGCGGCTATGCCCTCGTTAAAGGCGATGAGATTACGCAGCGTAATTTTTCTGACGTGGTCGAAAGACTTGTTTCCCGCCGCTCAGTGGTGGCAAAGTTGCTGGTCGTCGATACGTCCGGTGTGAGGGCCGATGCGCTTGCTGATTTGTTGAATCATGCGCGTGTCGATGTTTCGCTGTCCGGGCCGGTGCAGTCGCCTTCGTTTGATGTCGTTCTAGATTTCAAGTCCATCTTGAACTTTCTAAAGACTGATACCTCTAGTTCTGTTTTGATTAACCAAGAGGTGCGTTTGATGTCCGGAGAATCATTCAACACATATAACGGACGCGTCCGGGAACGTCCTATATACGTGCGTCCGGAATATAGCGAAAGTGATCTCGTCACCTCGTATGACAAAACTCAATTAGGCTTCACGTTCAAGATTGACCCTGTCTGCCTTGGCGATGAGTGGCTGTTTCGTTACCATATAGAGGATTCCGATTATATAGAGGAATTACGGCGGACGTCGTTTTCTGGTGTGGAACGAATCAGGGAGGGCGAGCGCAAGCAACTCGTGAGCCTTCGGCGCAATATGGAAATGAAAGTTTCCCGTGGCGTCCCTGTGCTTCGTGCCATCTCTAAGCGTGCATTCACTTGGGCAACGGTTTCCAGTGAAAGCCGTTCGATTGTGGTTTTTATGGAAATAATAAAAGACGAGACGGCGGACGCGGGACGCGCGCCAGCGCGGCCCGCGTCGGACGGCTCGTCCTTAACCTTGTTTAATAATAAACAATAG
- a CDS encoding rolling circle replication-associated protein, producing the protein MNKSKVAFIMSVEKLFDESEHVYMWTLTFREVMPVWWYMNTHTLFVREVQKWYKNFKGLRVTEVHDMHGIHYHWLVDTWMDADLIRMIGKRFGIGRVHVVEADRGAALYLAKYMSKKGQAPMFRKLSKWGTLGGFVPCRVGDIEIQSKTRDRLDKLRAVWCSEHKKKQVPFGEMLRLIHKAIMLGDEQ; encoded by the coding sequence ATGAATAAATCCAAAGTTGCCTTTATTATGTCTGTTGAAAAACTCTTTGATGAAAGCGAACATGTTTACATGTGGACGCTTACTTTTCGGGAGGTAATGCCGGTGTGGTGGTATATGAATACGCACACGCTGTTTGTCCGCGAGGTTCAGAAGTGGTATAAGAATTTTAAGGGCCTGCGCGTGACTGAGGTTCACGATATGCACGGCATCCATTACCATTGGCTTGTCGATACGTGGATGGATGCCGATTTGATACGCATGATTGGGAAGCGGTTCGGCATCGGACGTGTTCACGTTGTCGAGGCGGACAGAGGGGCCGCGCTCTATCTGGCGAAGTATATGAGCAAGAAAGGGCAGGCTCCCATGTTTCGCAAGCTGTCGAAGTGGGGCACGCTTGGGGGCTTTGTGCCGTGCCGCGTCGGGGACATTGAAATCCAAAGCAAGACACGTGACAGGCTGGACAAGCTGCGGGCGGTTTGGTGTTCTGAGCACAAGAAAAAACAAGTTCCTTTTGGTGAAATGCTGCGCCTTATTCATAAGGCAATAATGCTGGGGGATGAACAATGA
- a CDS encoding zonular occludens toxin domain-containing protein, with protein MSIHFISGKPGGGKTLYAVSRLIQSLVAGRYVVTNIVLHVERLQCYLHEFHPELNVHVLERVVMLDDEMLGEFWRYRRNDFTLSLDCIKEDKTVDFSSVCEAGVFDVDYYLDEIHIKFNARAWQKTGPQALNYLSQHRKLGDNVYCITQSIANVDKQFRSVAQDFSYIRNYRVEKFRGFTRGNNFERKTYLQPVSGNGDEYVEKETFTLRKSIADCYDTSGGVGMAGGGSADKGKKAKGIPLKWAGAFAIVAVLVGAWFFNYRIFPFLFKKAAQTGPARAALGDLSGTASGGQSGSGGNAALVQPPQGLDERPYTGTVIIDGVEYVYDEGALYPVKFSGPQGVIVEGDVVYKRGLRDNKLDNSINNKSTQRR; from the coding sequence ATGAGCATTCATTTCATTTCAGGAAAACCGGGCGGCGGCAAAACTCTGTATGCGGTTAGCCGTCTGATTCAGTCGCTTGTCGCCGGTCGGTATGTGGTGACCAATATCGTGCTTCATGTGGAGCGGTTGCAGTGCTATCTGCATGAGTTTCATCCGGAATTAAACGTTCATGTTTTGGAACGCGTCGTGATGCTCGATGATGAGATGCTTGGGGAGTTCTGGCGATATCGTCGGAACGATTTCACGCTGTCACTGGACTGCATCAAAGAGGATAAGACGGTTGATTTCTCCTCTGTCTGTGAAGCCGGCGTCTTCGATGTCGATTACTATCTCGATGAAATACATATCAAGTTCAATGCGCGTGCATGGCAGAAGACAGGGCCGCAAGCGTTGAACTACCTTTCCCAGCACAGGAAGCTTGGGGATAACGTGTATTGCATCACGCAATCCATCGCCAACGTGGATAAGCAATTCCGGTCTGTGGCGCAGGATTTCAGCTATATTCGCAATTATCGGGTTGAGAAATTTCGTGGGTTTACGAGAGGCAATAACTTTGAGCGCAAGACATACCTTCAGCCTGTGAGCGGCAACGGGGATGAGTATGTCGAAAAGGAAACATTTACGCTGCGTAAATCCATTGCCGATTGTTACGACACCTCGGGTGGCGTTGGCATGGCCGGGGGCGGTTCTGCCGACAAAGGCAAGAAAGCAAAGGGCATTCCTTTGAAGTGGGCCGGGGCGTTTGCCATTGTTGCGGTTCTCGTCGGGGCGTGGTTTTTTAATTATCGCATTTTCCCTTTCCTCTTTAAAAAGGCTGCGCAGACAGGGCCTGCGCGGGCCGCGTTGGGGGATTTGTCCGGCACTGCATCAGGCGGGCAATCGGGTAGCGGTGGCAATGCTGCCTTGGTGCAGCCTCCGCAAGGCTTGGATGAACGTCCTTATACGGGGACGGTTATTATTGATGGCGTCGAGTATGTTTATGATGAGGGGGCCTTGTATCCTGTCAAATTCAGCGGGCCGCAGGGCGTCATTGTCGAGGGCGATGTTGTTTATAAGCGCGGTCTTCGTGATAATAAACTTGACAATAGTATTAATAATAAATCGACTCAACGCCGTTAG
- a CDS encoding type II toxin-antitoxin system PemK/MazF family toxin: MNTNPRPGEVWIVDFGMVAKQRPVLVLAYPQQDDARALVVVLPLTGELRGMRGEVDIGKPKWLPKHSAVNIQGFASIDRHALTRKLGVLAPAQLNAVKDAICDLLDL, encoded by the coding sequence GTGAATACTAACCCCCGCCCTGGCGAAGTCTGGATTGTTGACTTTGGCATGGTCGCCAAGCAACGCCCTGTGCTTGTCCTCGCTTATCCGCAGCAAGACGATGCCCGCGCCCTGGTCGTTGTCCTGCCGCTTACCGGAGAGTTGCGCGGAATGCGCGGCGAGGTCGATATCGGAAAACCCAAATGGCTCCCCAAGCATTCCGCCGTAAACATTCAGGGATTCGCCAGCATCGACCGCCACGCGCTTACCCGCAAATTGGGCGTGCTTGCCCCTGCCCAACTCAACGCGGTCAAAGACGCTATCTGTGACTTGCTGGATCTTTGA
- a CDS encoding restriction endonuclease: protein MARRKVNSRPPDDSLFITIAIIAGFFVVMFVFSQIAAFFRGLWESFGPWPFIVCGAAVIVIFVMWFSAVTAEAKHERELQAAREWMAARDVEKLRAENERARQTSSSPRDRFSNKPFQDATPPPPHRSNKPVQDACSRHSTPTSVPDELRGIEEQGPYRVKTNYQAVDFILGLLSEVEWHRLEQVVADYFRLIGYEAKLTVFGADGGVDVELRKGGLVGLVQVKAWCGLVGVAPVRELFGELARRKAHHAYFFTTSAFSADAMGFARSAGCYTLVDGNEMVRRFNLLVDDKKVRLHKLAFSGDYDIPTCPQCGWKLVLRDGAKGQFWGCAKFPRCRGKLPVRKNYAA from the coding sequence ATGGCTAGGCGAAAAGTAAATTCGAGACCTCCTGACGATTCTTTATTTATTACAATTGCGATAATTGCGGGATTTTTTGTCGTGATGTTTGTATTTTCGCAGATTGCAGCATTCTTTCGGGGATTGTGGGAAAGTTTCGGGCCTTGGCCATTCATTGTGTGTGGAGCGGCTGTGATAGTGATATTTGTGATGTGGTTTAGTGCTGTAACAGCTGAGGCAAAGCATGAGAGAGAGTTGCAAGCGGCTCGTGAATGGATGGCGGCACGTGATGTCGAAAAACTGAGGGCTGAGAATGAGCGTGCGCGTCAAACATCATCATCGCCTCGTGACCGCTTTAGTAACAAACCTTTTCAGGATGCAACACCACCGCCGCCGCATCGAAGCAACAAGCCCGTCCAAGATGCGTGTTCCCGGCATTCAACGCCAACGTCCGTGCCAGACGAGTTACGCGGTATTGAGGAGCAAGGGCCGTATCGTGTGAAGACCAATTATCAGGCGGTTGATTTTATCTTGGGTTTGCTTTCTGAGGTGGAATGGCATCGGCTTGAACAAGTGGTAGCGGATTATTTTCGGCTGATTGGGTATGAGGCGAAGCTGACCGTCTTTGGTGCTGATGGCGGCGTAGATGTCGAGCTTCGCAAGGGTGGTTTGGTGGGGTTGGTGCAAGTCAAGGCATGGTGCGGATTGGTGGGCGTAGCCCCGGTGCGTGAACTTTTCGGGGAGCTTGCCAGACGCAAGGCGCATCATGCCTATTTTTTTACCACTTCGGCATTTAGTGCTGATGCTATGGGATTTGCGCGGAGTGCCGGCTGTTACACACTGGTTGATGGTAATGAGATGGTGAGGCGCTTTAATCTTCTTGTTGATGATAAGAAGGTGAGATTGCACAAACTGGCATTTTCCGGGGATTACGATATTCCGACATGCCCTCAATGCGGGTGGAAACTGGTATTGCGTGATGGTGCAAAGGGGCAGTTTTGGGGGTGTGCGAAGTTTCCTCGGTGTCGGGGCAAGCTGCCTGTGCGGAAAAATTACGCTGCGTAA
- a CDS encoding tyrosine-type recombinase/integrase yields MAEYIFKPSRRVKGKRVLSRFWHGRFSVGRGPVRSLSLGVTDKTAARAKLRQIVVDAEREAAGIVAPRTVRDAAAASLVSLLAEYRADMRGRELSVNHIKESTGRIGRIIQGTGWRRLCDVTPETFTAWRGGLTCSAKTKHEYQTSLKAFLNWLVRGSRLLVNPLAKVDAVKRQGKQVRLSRAFTAGEFTALLGAAPLYRRIVYQFLAYTGFRKKETRTLKRAALDLERGTVRVTGKGGKTRVVPLHADLVDALREWLALPLRDALLFPRFPSDDALHADFKRAGIARKDTLGRVVHWHAFRKTFTTWAAAAGVGLRSAQAILGHSTPNLTANIYTDVDALPLRREVQKMPWLMAGGQDLRSVNAAKSFALNPSLSSACNAAISRFRELLAEMVAVGNVALSEGFAKVGVSGNWLPDMDLNHD; encoded by the coding sequence ATGGCTGAATACATCTTCAAACCCTCGCGCCGCGTGAAAGGAAAGCGTGTCCTTTCTCGTTTCTGGCATGGACGGTTCAGCGTGGGGCGCGGGCCGGTGCGGTCCTTGTCGCTGGGGGTGACGGACAAGACGGCGGCGCGGGCGAAGCTCCGGCAAATCGTAGTGGACGCGGAGCGCGAGGCGGCGGGCATCGTCGCGCCTCGCACGGTGCGGGACGCGGCGGCGGCTTCGCTGGTTTCCTTGCTCGCCGAATACCGGGCGGACATGCGGGGCCGTGAACTGTCGGTGAACCATATCAAGGAAAGCACTGGGCGCATTGGACGCATCATCCAGGGCACGGGGTGGCGGCGGCTGTGCGATGTGACTCCGGAAACGTTCACCGCATGGCGTGGCGGGCTTACTTGCTCGGCGAAAACGAAGCACGAATACCAGACATCGCTGAAGGCGTTTTTGAACTGGCTTGTCCGTGGTTCGCGCCTGTTGGTCAATCCGCTGGCGAAGGTGGACGCGGTGAAGCGGCAGGGCAAGCAAGTGCGGCTTTCGCGGGCGTTCACGGCTGGCGAGTTTACGGCGTTGCTGGGTGCCGCCCCGTTGTATCGGCGCATCGTGTATCAGTTTCTTGCATACACGGGCTTCCGTAAAAAAGAGACGCGGACGTTGAAGCGCGCCGCGCTGGATTTGGAGCGCGGCACGGTGCGGGTGACGGGCAAGGGTGGCAAGACGCGTGTGGTGCCGTTGCATGCCGATCTGGTGGACGCATTGCGGGAGTGGCTGGCGTTGCCGCTGCGGGACGCGCTGCTTTTCCCCCGGTTTCCGTCCGATGACGCGTTGCACGCCGATTTCAAGCGCGCCGGCATTGCCCGCAAGGACACGCTTGGGCGCGTGGTGCATTGGCACGCTTTCCGCAAGACGTTCACGACGTGGGCGGCGGCGGCGGGCGTCGGGTTGCGGTCCGCGCAGGCGATTTTGGGGCATTCCACGCCCAATCTGACGGCGAACATCTACACCGATGTTGACGCGCTGCCGCTGCGTCGGGAGGTGCAGAAAATGCCGTGGTTGATGGCGGGCGGGCAGGATTTACGCAGCGTAAATGCGGCCAAAAGCTTTGCACTGAATCCCTCACTTTCCAGTGCGTGCAACGCTGCAATCTCGCGTTTTCGCGAACTTTTGGCGGAAATGGTTGCCGTTGGAAATGTCGCTCTGTCAGAGGGTTTTGCGAAGGTCGGGGTTTCCGGTAATTGGCTGCCCGACATGGATTTGAACCATGACTAG
- a CDS encoding DUF2937 family protein yields MSVGKKMLSTGEAVVDRVLCVVGAVAFSQMPEFMQQYLQRLGGHLDEARRHLAQYQKIADDTHVTLAELATRFNGSMDAATAKVGGVITDTAARVHELEAAQAAIQNAGIFGRPFAFLRHADLEIARGTWSIFKPAVPTTVEGALYAAAGIVVLIGLYYGLIHYPIVRAWKRRNMAKTERMMAEAAAQPVKRLE; encoded by the coding sequence ATGAGCGTCGGCAAGAAAATGCTGTCCACCGGCGAGGCCGTCGTCGATCGCGTGTTGTGCGTGGTCGGCGCGGTGGCGTTTTCGCAGATGCCCGAATTCATGCAGCAATACCTCCAGCGGCTCGGCGGGCATCTGGACGAGGCGCGGCGGCATCTCGCGCAATACCAGAAAATCGCCGACGACACCCACGTCACGCTTGCAGAGCTGGCGACCCGCTTCAATGGAAGCATGGACGCCGCCACGGCGAAGGTGGGCGGCGTGATCACGGATACCGCCGCGCGCGTGCATGAGCTGGAGGCGGCGCAGGCCGCGATCCAGAATGCCGGGATTTTTGGCCGGCCGTTCGCCTTTCTGCGGCATGCCGACCTGGAGATTGCGCGCGGCACATGGTCGATCTTCAAGCCCGCCGTGCCGACGACGGTCGAGGGCGCGCTTTACGCGGCGGCGGGCATCGTGGTGCTGATCGGTTTGTATTACGGGCTCATCCACTATCCGATCGTCCGGGCGTGGAAACGACGAAACATGGCGAAGACCGAACGCATGATGGCCGAGGCCGCCGCGCAGCCGGTCAAACGACTGGAATAA
- a CDS encoding sialidase family protein, translating into MKTMLHLACIIIFCIPGFSSAVSAGPIRPLAQEHVVLAESPDPQKLPLYNPTILRLPSGRLVAGYSLSNKYDKKRTEGVGMHFLTSDDGGVTWTERAVHRIGQTRLLLAGGTVYALGSNKLAIIRSDDAGATWSEPVPLVKETGWHQHAANFIRANGNIYLVVERARNHEINAWVPGDLSPILMRAREDSDLTKPKSWTFASGLAFKDIIPGYRENDPQIDWFGVPFYPPNFPNSTKLPDTKKTSAPIGWLEANVAQITDPDHYWFDPKGRTFHVLMRAHTGGTGYAALAKVVENDDGTMTTTLETAPSGKRVLFLPMPGGQMRFHVTYDEKTKLYWLLGSQATDSMTRAGKLPPERYSLPNNERHRLVLHFSKNLVDWCFAGVVAIGDTPGQARHYASMDIDGDDLVILSRSGDARAKNAHDGNIITFHRVRNFRGLVY; encoded by the coding sequence ATGAAAACCATGCTCCACCTTGCCTGTATTATTATTTTTTGCATCCCGGGTTTCTCCTCCGCCGTTTCCGCCGGCCCGATCCGTCCGCTGGCGCAGGAACACGTCGTTCTTGCCGAGTCGCCCGACCCGCAGAAACTGCCGCTCTATAATCCCACCATCCTGCGCCTGCCGTCGGGGCGGTTGGTGGCCGGCTACTCGCTCAGCAACAAATATGACAAGAAGCGCACCGAGGGCGTGGGCATGCACTTCCTCACGTCCGACGACGGCGGCGTCACCTGGACGGAGCGCGCGGTGCATCGTATCGGCCAGACCCGCCTGCTGCTCGCCGGCGGCACCGTGTATGCCCTCGGCTCGAACAAACTCGCCATCATCCGCTCCGACGACGCCGGCGCCACATGGTCGGAACCGGTGCCGCTGGTGAAGGAAACCGGCTGGCACCAGCACGCCGCGAATTTCATCCGCGCCAACGGCAACATCTACCTCGTCGTCGAGCGCGCCAGAAATCACGAGATCAACGCCTGGGTGCCCGGCGACCTTTCGCCCATCCTCATGCGTGCCCGCGAGGACTCCGACCTCACCAAGCCCAAGAGCTGGACCTTTGCCAGCGGACTCGCGTTCAAGGACATCATTCCCGGCTACCGCGAGAACGACCCGCAGATCGACTGGTTTGGCGTGCCGTTCTATCCGCCGAATTTTCCCAACAGCACCAAGCTCCCCGACACGAAAAAGACCAGCGCGCCCATCGGCTGGCTGGAGGCCAATGTCGCGCAGATCACCGACCCGGATCACTATTGGTTCGACCCGAAGGGCAGGACATTCCACGTCCTCATGCGCGCGCACACCGGCGGCACCGGCTATGCCGCGCTTGCGAAAGTCGTGGAAAACGACGACGGCACCATGACCACGACGCTCGAGACCGCGCCATCCGGGAAACGCGTGCTATTCCTGCCCATGCCCGGCGGCCAGATGCGTTTTCATGTCACCTACGACGAAAAAACGAAGCTCTACTGGCTGCTCGGCTCGCAAGCCACCGACTCGATGACACGCGCCGGGAAACTCCCGCCCGAGCGTTACAGCCTGCCCAACAACGAGCGCCACCGCCTCGTGCTGCATTTCTCAAAAAACCTCGTCGATTGGTGCTTCGCCGGCGTGGTGGCGATCGGCGACACGCCCGGTCAGGCGCGCCACTACGCGTCGATGGATATCGACGGCGACGATCTCGTCATTCTCTCCCGCAGCGGCGATGCGCGCGCGAAGAACGCCCATGACGGCAACATCATCACCTTCCACCGCGTGAGGAATTTCCGCGGGCTGGTCTATTGA
- a CDS encoding sialate O-acetylesterase — MIRLSSPQSIRLRSRLAAGLALLTLAVTTASADVVFAPFFRDNAVLQREKPVPVWGRADPGEKVTVTFQSQKTEATADDMGRWSVTLSPMRASSTPAELVAKGKNTVTARNILVGEVWLCSGQSNMAMTVNRTLDADAEIAGAASYPLIRHFKTKLTSAALPCDDAEGAWEVAGPSTAGGFSAAAYYFGRELFKALNVPIGLLNSSWGGTQIESWMSPQALSADPSWPEVVQRWQDEMKAYPAKAAKYEIDIDQWNKARATAKKEGAKFTTRAPRKPDGIGSRRQPAALYNAMIVPFLPAAIRGAIWYQGEANAARNAEYRTLFPAMIRQWRADFGQGDFPFYYVQLANFGRGTSWAFQREAQGYALKLPATGQAVTIDIGESADIHPKNKQEVGRRLALNALANTYKLGGEFSGPVFDGVSKEKGALRVKFTHAAGLKTKDPALPGFAIAGADKKFISAKARIDGETVVVSAAAVKDPVAVRYAWDNDPPSPLYNGSDLPASPFRSDDWEK, encoded by the coding sequence ATGATCCGCCTGTCTTCCCCGCAATCCATCCGCCTGCGCTCGCGCCTCGCCGCGGGCCTGGCCCTGCTCACGCTTGCCGTCACGACCGCGAGCGCCGATGTCGTTTTCGCGCCCTTCTTCCGCGACAACGCCGTTCTCCAGCGCGAAAAACCCGTGCCCGTTTGGGGCCGGGCCGATCCCGGCGAGAAAGTCACCGTCACCTTCCAATCCCAGAAAACCGAGGCGACCGCCGACGACATGGGACGCTGGAGCGTGACGCTTTCGCCGATGCGGGCCAGCAGCACGCCCGCCGAACTCGTGGCGAAGGGCAAAAACACCGTCACCGCGCGCAACATCCTCGTCGGCGAGGTCTGGCTCTGCTCCGGCCAGTCCAACATGGCCATGACCGTTAACCGCACCCTCGACGCCGACGCCGAAATCGCCGGCGCGGCCAGCTACCCGCTTATCCGCCATTTCAAGACGAAGCTCACCTCCGCCGCGCTGCCGTGCGACGATGCCGAGGGTGCGTGGGAGGTCGCCGGCCCCTCCACCGCCGGCGGCTTCTCCGCCGCCGCGTATTATTTCGGACGGGAGCTCTTCAAGGCGCTCAACGTTCCCATCGGCCTGCTCAACAGTTCATGGGGTGGCACGCAGATCGAATCCTGGATGAGCCCGCAGGCGCTCTCCGCCGACCCGAGCTGGCCCGAGGTCGTCCAGCGCTGGCAGGATGAAATGAAGGCGTATCCCGCGAAGGCGGCGAAATACGAGATCGACATCGACCAGTGGAACAAAGCCCGCGCCACCGCAAAAAAAGAGGGCGCAAAATTCACGACCCGCGCGCCCCGCAAACCCGACGGCATCGGCAGCCGCCGCCAGCCCGCGGCATTATATAATGCGATGATCGTCCCCTTCCTGCCCGCCGCCATTCGCGGCGCGATCTGGTATCAGGGCGAGGCCAATGCCGCCCGCAACGCCGAATACCGCACGCTCTTCCCCGCGATGATCCGCCAGTGGCGCGCCGATTTCGGGCAGGGCGATTTCCCCTTCTACTACGTGCAGCTCGCCAACTTCGGGCGCGGCACGAGCTGGGCCTTCCAGCGCGAGGCCCAGGGCTATGCGCTCAAACTGCCCGCCACCGGCCAGGCCGTCACCATCGACATCGGCGAGAGCGCTGACATCCATCCCAAAAACAAACAGGAGGTCGGCCGCCGCCTCGCCCTCAATGCGCTGGCCAACACCTACAAGCTCGGCGGTGAGTTTTCCGGCCCGGTGTTTGACGGGGTTTCCAAGGAAAAGGGCGCGCTGCGCGTGAAGTTCACCCATGCCGCCGGCCTGAAGACGAAAGACCCCGCGCTGCCCGGGTTTGCCATTGCCGGCGCCGACAAAAAATTCATTTCCGCCAAGGCGCGCATCGACGGCGAAACGGTCGTCGTTTCCGCCGCGGCGGTGAAGGACCCGGTCGCCGTTCGCTATGCCTGGGACAACGACCCTCCGTCGCCGTTGTATAATGGCTCCGACCTTCCCGCCTCGCCGTTCCGCAGCGACGACTGGGAGAAATAG